A genomic segment from Lagenorhynchus albirostris chromosome X, mLagAlb1.1, whole genome shotgun sequence encodes:
- the LOC132512948 gene encoding uncharacterized LOC128031833 homolog — translation MDSLTEQRLTSPNLPAPHLEHYSVLHCTMTLDVQTVVVFAVIVVLLLVNVILMFFLGTR, via the coding sequence ATGGACAGTCTGACAGAACAGAGACTGACATCTCCCAATCTGCCGGCCCCCCATCTGGAACACTACAGTGTTCTGCATTGCACCATGACCCTGGATGTGCAAACTGTAGTCGTTTTTGCCGTGATTGTAGTCCTCCTGCTTGTAAATGTCATACTCATGTTTTTCCTGGGAACGCGCTGA